The proteins below come from a single Carnobacterium divergens DSM 20623 genomic window:
- a CDS encoding GtrA family protein, whose protein sequence is MKKTIELYHKYQEIIGYIIFGVLTTVVNIAVYFFCKDFLELDYKISNAISWLLSVLFAFSTNKFFVFNSKSLKFKIILRELILFFWYRGLSFIIDMILMIVLVSKLEVNDGISKVIVQIIVIILNYIFSKLFIFKDN, encoded by the coding sequence GTGAAAAAAACTATAGAACTTTACCATAAATATCAAGAAATTATTGGATATATTATTTTTGGTGTGTTAACAACTGTTGTAAATATTGCTGTTTATTTTTTTTGTAAGGATTTTTTAGAGTTAGATTATAAAATAAGTAATGCTATCAGCTGGTTGCTATCAGTATTATTTGCATTTAGTACAAATAAATTTTTTGTTTTCAATTCTAAGTCATTGAAATTTAAAATTATATTAAGAGAACTAATTTTATTTTTTTGGTATAGAGGCCTATCTTTTATTATTGATATGATCTTGATGATTGTGTTAGTTTCTAAGTTAGAAGTTAATGATGGTATTTCAAAAGTTATTGTACAAATTATTGTGATTATTTTAAATTATATTTTTAGCAAGTTATTCATATTCAAAGATAATTAG
- a CDS encoding glycosyltransferase family 32 protein, producing MIPKKIHYVWVGGKDKPKDIQKCMDTWKKHLSEYEIIEWNETNFDMNAHPFIAEAYAKKKWAYVSDYIRAYVVYEEGGIYLDTDVIVLDDLTQFLKNRAFVGFENPSYPFTAVFGAEPKHPLVKDILDYYDQVSFEFDKNNEMKNVNTKIVSDILINKYKCKVNNKEQLLLEGIKVYPDGVLCNPSDNSSTIHVFTGTWMESQKPLKRKINKWVKLRTTSKNRIKLYKRLF from the coding sequence ATGATTCCAAAGAAAATTCATTACGTATGGGTTGGTGGAAAAGATAAGCCGAAAGATATCCAAAAATGCATGGATACTTGGAAAAAACATTTATCAGAGTATGAAATTATTGAATGGAATGAAACAAACTTTGACATGAATGCTCATCCTTTTATTGCAGAGGCATATGCAAAAAAAAAATGGGCCTATGTAAGTGATTATATTAGAGCTTATGTAGTCTATGAAGAGGGCGGAATTTATTTAGATACTGATGTAATTGTTTTAGATGATTTAACTCAATTTCTTAAAAATCGTGCATTTGTTGGTTTTGAAAATCCTTCATATCCTTTTACAGCTGTTTTTGGAGCAGAGCCTAAGCATCCGTTAGTTAAAGATATTTTAGATTACTATGATCAGGTCTCATTTGAATTTGATAAAAATAATGAGATGAAAAACGTAAATACAAAAATTGTGTCAGATATTTTAATAAATAAATATAAGTGTAAAGTAAATAATAAAGAACAATTATTACTTGAAGGGATTAAAGTGTATCCTGATGGAGTATTGTGCAATCCTTCTGACAACTCTTCTACTATTCATGTTTTTACTGGTACTTGGATGGAGAGTCAAAAACCACTCAAACGTAAAATAAACAAATGGGTTAAATTAAGAACCACTAGTAAAAATCGAATTAAGCTATACAAACGCTTATTTTAA
- the nadE gene encoding ammonia-dependent NAD(+) synthetase has product MSNLQNQIITEMKVKSIIDPQEEIRMSIDFLKNYLRKYPFLKTLVLGISGGQDSTLTGKLSQMAITELREETGNSAYKFIAVRLPYGQQTDEKDAMDAIEFIAADQVLRVDIKPAVDANMKVLLGIDVPVSDFDKGNIKARERMIAQYAIAGAYQGAVVGTDHSAESITGFYTKFGDGGTDINPIFRLNKRQGRQLLEELGAPMHLYVKTPTADLEDNKPGLADEVALGVTYDDIDNYLEGKKIETKIADRIEAWYLKTQHKRHLPINVFDDFWKK; this is encoded by the coding sequence ATGTCTAATTTACAAAATCAAATTATAACTGAAATGAAAGTGAAATCAATAATCGACCCTCAAGAAGAAATACGTATGAGTATTGATTTTTTGAAAAATTATTTAAGAAAATATCCTTTTTTAAAAACGTTAGTGCTTGGTATCAGTGGTGGTCAGGATTCTACTTTGACGGGAAAGCTTTCTCAAATGGCAATTACAGAGTTGCGAGAAGAAACGGGAAATAGTGCGTATAAGTTTATTGCTGTGCGTTTACCGTATGGACAGCAAACAGACGAAAAAGATGCAATGGATGCGATTGAATTTATAGCTGCAGATCAAGTCTTACGAGTAGATATTAAACCTGCTGTTGATGCAAATATGAAAGTCTTGCTCGGAATTGATGTACCAGTGAGTGATTTTGACAAAGGGAATATTAAAGCTAGAGAACGTATGATTGCGCAATATGCTATTGCAGGAGCGTACCAAGGAGCAGTTGTAGGTACTGATCATTCAGCGGAATCAATTACAGGATTTTATACTAAATTTGGAGATGGAGGTACGGATATTAATCCAATTTTCAGATTGAATAAACGTCAAGGGCGACAATTATTAGAAGAACTAGGAGCACCTATGCATTTATATGTAAAAACGCCAACAGCTGATTTAGAAGACAATAAACCTGGTTTAGCAGATGAAGTTGCTTTGGGAGTTACGTATGATGATATTGATAATTATTTGGAAGGTAAAAAAATAGAGACTAAAATTGCTGATAGAATTGAAGCATGGTATTTAAAAACACAACATAAACGTCATTTGCCAATTAATGTATTTGATGATTTTTGGAAGAAGTAG
- a CDS encoding TetR/AcrR family transcriptional regulator, with protein sequence MEFSPKKTDLRVLRTKKLIFNAFVQLVEEKGYEAVTIQDIATEAMINRATFYAHFKDKSALYDEIFLYAMEAFTKVLDPELLENGNRVQLKKLELMITQVFKEIKKNRVFYQILTDGPAANSMKVKINWLLEQHYYEIFSKLKITENDVEVPIDFIIEYMSSIFIGMVHWWLNSDSDFPPEQMAHLLIKLVGNGHLTVLGIEVVK encoded by the coding sequence ATGGAATTTAGTCCAAAAAAAACTGATTTACGTGTTTTACGTACAAAAAAATTAATTTTTAATGCATTTGTTCAGTTAGTTGAAGAAAAAGGGTATGAAGCAGTCACTATTCAAGATATCGCAACTGAAGCAATGATTAATCGAGCAACTTTTTATGCTCACTTTAAAGACAAAAGTGCATTATATGATGAAATTTTTTTATATGCAATGGAGGCTTTTACTAAAGTTTTAGATCCAGAATTATTAGAAAATGGCAATCGGGTTCAGTTAAAAAAATTAGAGCTTATGATTACACAAGTCTTTAAAGAAATTAAAAAAAACCGAGTCTTCTATCAAATTTTGACAGATGGCCCAGCTGCTAATTCTATGAAAGTAAAAATCAATTGGCTGTTAGAACAACATTACTATGAAATTTTTTCAAAATTAAAAATTACTGAAAATGATGTTGAAGTTCCAATCGACTTTATCATTGAATACATGAGTTCAATTTTTATTGGCATGGTTCATTGGTGGTTGAATAGCGATAGTGATTTCCCACCAGAACAGATGGCTCATTTATTGATTAAGCTTGTTGGGAATGGGCATTTGACTGTTTTGGGAATTGAGGTAGTGAAATAA
- a CDS encoding O-antigen ligase family protein produces the protein MEKALKKIFVLFILIQPFLDIYYLYSDNIVNIFKFSPATIMRILIIFVLGVLFLFCHRKSKINYFIIIYAVLIGVYFVFHHMNAQNFHSLVPGNFNYSLFSELFYVIRMTLPLIILVVSYYQEITDNLMEVIVSTLVALVSGSIVITNILKISLASYTNLKITGSIFDWFSSSYAGQYFELASKGFFSYANAISALAVLLTPLMFYFLIKRLNAKNIILMLTHLLAMFMLGTKVASLGFVGILVVTIGMYFFFSFIKKEFKFNNNIGLMLLLMVVLSGLILPFSPTMNRNNFDQQVQSQREGDKTVVTERNNKLKTEEKKTKDKEHKEESPLVKYIREHYVEYSINGQFIEVSYPYVNDPKFWFEVMQLPIEDKLNFRNIETLMLQRVKEINNNPKDNWFGITYTRMNNIFNLERDFQSHYFSMGIIGVLLLLVPYLLILLFSGILMLIKFKEQFTFKNCSLLLSVLVTLSVSLYSGNVMDFLTVTIILAFVEGQLLRNVLFSKSKKNKKISVIMPSYNDAETIETSLNSVKSQNYDNWEIIVVDDGSTDNTKNKIDGFCQLNHYQEKIHYYYQENSDQLNALQRALEHTTGDYIFILHSDDMLANKNVFKMANNQLNQTNSDALIADLELVNDEGKKIGKQRVLDYYKSNRTIATQVLWLGRNLFVDVAFWQADVFKNVVSQNYLKWNTPHWLDLRNGVETLSVENVSFPFIKYRIHENNYINSEIGELNVLNGEIRTLTRLFPNYKLPFYNKQYTIFRVYNKLKLLSLYTPFYLKKPENKEAQILKFVINKRMGNDFKENLFLNSVVEFYEKQNNREIVIKNIDLSEKIYLGSDMRAFNKNLIENKLSEFYLNFLSEMEKGFNQIRTTELDAPRVKELVTFMCIDHKVKIIVE, from the coding sequence TTGGAAAAAGCATTAAAAAAAATATTTGTTTTATTTATTTTGATTCAACCGTTTTTAGATATTTATTATCTGTATTCGGATAATATTGTTAATATTTTTAAATTTTCACCAGCCACTATTATGCGGATTTTGATTATTTTCGTTTTAGGTGTGCTATTTTTATTTTGTCATAGAAAATCAAAAATAAATTACTTTATCATAATTTATGCTGTATTGATTGGTGTCTATTTTGTTTTTCATCATATGAATGCTCAAAATTTTCATTCATTAGTACCAGGGAATTTTAATTATTCACTTTTTTCTGAATTGTTTTATGTAATTAGAATGACACTACCACTTATTATTCTAGTAGTTTCCTATTACCAAGAAATTACGGATAACCTGATGGAAGTAATTGTTAGTACTTTAGTTGCTTTAGTTTCAGGGAGTATTGTAATAACTAATATTTTAAAAATTTCGTTGGCATCCTATACAAATTTAAAAATTACTGGATCTATCTTTGATTGGTTTAGTAGTTCATATGCAGGGCAATATTTTGAATTAGCTTCAAAAGGATTCTTTTCATATGCGAATGCTATTTCAGCTTTAGCTGTATTATTAACACCGCTGATGTTTTATTTTTTAATTAAGCGGTTAAATGCTAAAAATATCATTTTAATGTTGACACATCTACTAGCGATGTTTATGTTGGGCACTAAAGTAGCCTCTTTGGGATTCGTTGGAATTTTAGTCGTTACAATTGGAATGTATTTCTTTTTTTCTTTTATCAAAAAAGAATTCAAATTTAATAATAATATAGGCTTGATGTTACTGCTGATGGTTGTGCTAAGTGGATTAATCTTACCTTTTTCTCCAACTATGAATCGTAATAACTTTGACCAACAAGTTCAATCTCAACGTGAAGGTGATAAAACTGTAGTAACTGAACGAAATAATAAATTAAAAACAGAAGAAAAGAAAACTAAAGATAAAGAACATAAAGAAGAAAGTCCACTAGTCAAATATATAAGGGAACATTATGTGGAATATTCAATTAATGGTCAGTTTATCGAGGTTTCGTATCCTTATGTAAATGATCCAAAGTTTTGGTTTGAAGTGATGCAACTACCAATTGAAGATAAGTTGAATTTTAGAAATATCGAAACGTTAATGTTACAGCGTGTTAAAGAGATTAATAATAATCCAAAAGATAATTGGTTTGGAATTACCTATACTAGAATGAATAATATATTTAATCTAGAACGTGATTTCCAGTCACACTATTTTTCAATGGGGATTATTGGAGTTCTTTTATTATTAGTTCCGTATTTACTAATCCTTTTATTTAGTGGTATTTTAATGTTAATAAAATTCAAAGAACAATTCACCTTTAAAAACTGTTCGTTGTTATTATCAGTTTTAGTAACTTTATCAGTTTCCTTATATAGTGGAAATGTAATGGATTTCTTAACGGTAACAATTATTTTAGCTTTTGTTGAAGGGCAACTACTGAGAAATGTTTTGTTTTCAAAGAGTAAAAAAAATAAAAAAATATCCGTTATCATGCCGAGCTATAATGATGCAGAAACGATTGAAACATCATTAAATTCTGTTAAAAGTCAAAATTATGATAATTGGGAAATTATAGTAGTTGATGATGGGTCTACTGATAATACAAAAAATAAGATTGATGGATTTTGTCAATTGAATCATTATCAAGAAAAAATCCATTATTATTATCAAGAGAATAGTGACCAATTAAATGCGTTGCAAAGAGCTCTGGAACATACAACTGGGGACTATATATTTATTTTACATTCAGATGATATGTTGGCAAATAAAAATGTTTTTAAAATGGCAAATAACCAGTTAAATCAAACTAATTCAGATGCATTGATTGCAGACTTAGAATTAGTAAATGATGAAGGAAAAAAAATCGGAAAACAACGTGTACTTGATTATTATAAATCTAATAGAACTATTGCCACTCAGGTATTATGGTTAGGTAGAAATTTATTTGTTGATGTTGCTTTTTGGCAAGCAGATGTATTTAAAAATGTAGTAAGTCAAAATTATTTGAAATGGAATACACCTCACTGGTTAGATTTAAGAAATGGAGTAGAAACGTTATCTGTTGAAAATGTGAGTTTTCCATTCATTAAATATCGTATTCATGAAAACAATTATATTAACTCTGAGATTGGTGAATTAAATGTTTTAAATGGTGAAATACGGACGTTAACAAGACTGTTTCCAAACTACAAACTTCCATTTTATAATAAACAATATACTATTTTTAGAGTTTATAATAAATTGAAATTATTATCTCTGTATACGCCTTTTTATTTAAAAAAACCAGAGAATAAAGAAGCCCAAATTTTGAAATTTGTGATTAATAAAAGAATGGGCAATGATTTTAAAGAGAATCTTTTTTTAAATTCAGTAGTTGAATTTTATGAAAAGCAAAACAATCGTGAAATTGTTATAAAAAATATAGATTTATCTGAAAAAATTTATTTAGGTAGCGATATGCGTGCTTTCAATAAAAATTTGATAGAAAATAAATTATCAGAATTTTATTTGAATTTCTTGTCAGAAATGGAAAAAGGATTTAATCAAATTAGAACTACTGAGCTTGATGCACCAAGAGTTAAAGAATTAGTAACGTTTATGTGTATTGATCATAAAGTAAAAATAATCGTTGAGTAA
- a CDS encoding nicotinate phosphoribosyltransferase: MNKIYPDDSWSLHTDLYQINMMKTYWELGKVDSHAVFECYFRNNPFDNGYAIFSGLERIVEYIEKLKFTKTDIDYLREVEEYPEDFLTYLENFKFKATIRSVVEGELVFSNEPLVQVEGSLADCQLIETALLNIVNYQTLIATKAARIKSVVGSDPLLEFGTRRAQEMDAAIWGTRAAYIGGCDATSNVRAGKIFGIPASGTHAHSLVQAYRNDYDAFKAYALTHTDCVFLVDTYDTLKSGVPNAIRVAKEFGDKINFLGVRLDSGDMAYISKRVRQQLDAAGFEDVKIYASNDLDEKTILNLKMQGAKIDVWGVGTKLITAYDQPALGAVYKLVSIEDESGKMVDTIKLSGNAEKVSTPGKKQVWRITANEDGKSEGDYITLWNERPDQAGELYMFHPVHTYINKTVVNFAARPLLKDIFIDGRLIYPLPNLSEVKAYATSNLESLWDEYKRNLNPEPYPVDLSKVCWDHKMANIELAREQVKIQEKYFAK; encoded by the coding sequence ATGAATAAAATTTACCCTGATGATAGTTGGTCGTTACATACAGATTTGTATCAAATCAATATGATGAAAACCTATTGGGAACTTGGTAAAGTAGATAGTCATGCTGTATTTGAATGTTACTTTAGAAATAATCCATTCGACAATGGATATGCAATATTTTCAGGTCTAGAAAGAATTGTAGAGTATATTGAAAAATTAAAATTTACAAAAACTGATATAGATTATCTAAGGGAAGTTGAAGAGTATCCAGAAGATTTTTTAACTTATTTAGAGAATTTTAAGTTTAAAGCAACCATTCGTTCAGTAGTTGAAGGTGAATTAGTTTTTAGTAATGAACCACTAGTTCAAGTGGAAGGTTCTTTAGCAGACTGTCAGTTAATTGAGACAGCATTATTGAACATTGTAAATTATCAAACTTTAATTGCTACAAAAGCAGCACGAATAAAATCAGTTGTGGGGTCAGATCCATTACTTGAATTTGGTACAAGACGAGCTCAAGAAATGGATGCGGCAATCTGGGGAACCAGAGCAGCTTATATTGGTGGATGTGATGCAACGAGTAATGTTCGTGCAGGGAAAATTTTTGGTATTCCAGCAAGCGGAACACATGCACACTCTTTAGTACAAGCATATCGTAATGATTATGATGCATTTAAAGCATACGCACTAACACATACGGATTGTGTATTTTTAGTTGACACATATGATACGCTAAAATCAGGTGTACCAAATGCGATTCGGGTAGCAAAAGAATTTGGAGATAAAATTAATTTTTTAGGTGTTCGTTTAGATAGTGGAGATATGGCTTATATTTCAAAGCGTGTGCGCCAACAGTTAGATGCAGCGGGTTTTGAAGATGTTAAAATTTATGCTTCTAATGATTTAGATGAAAAAACGATTCTGAATTTGAAAATGCAAGGAGCTAAAATCGATGTTTGGGGTGTCGGAACCAAGCTAATAACTGCTTATGATCAACCCGCATTGGGAGCTGTATATAAGTTAGTATCGATTGAAGATGAATCTGGAAAAATGGTTGACACTATTAAATTATCTGGAAACGCGGAAAAAGTTTCTACGCCAGGGAAAAAACAAGTGTGGCGAATTACAGCTAACGAAGATGGAAAATCTGAAGGTGACTATATTACATTATGGAATGAACGCCCAGATCAAGCTGGGGAACTGTATATGTTCCATCCTGTTCATACGTACATTAATAAAACAGTTGTGAATTTCGCAGCTCGTCCGTTACTAAAAGACATATTCATTGATGGTCGTTTAATCTATCCATTACCGAATTTATCTGAAGTGAAAGCTTATGCAACTTCTAACTTGGAATCACTGTGGGATGAGTACAAGCGCAATTTAAATCCAGAACCGTATCCTGTTGATTTATCCAAAGTTTGTTGGGATCATAAGATGGCGAATATTGAGTTGGCTAGAGAGCAAGTGAAAATCCAAGAAAAATATTTCGCAAAATAA
- a CDS encoding glycosyltransferase family 2 protein: protein MTEQTISIVVPCYNEEETIPLFYKALEKERVLLENADIEYIFVNDGSKDKTLQVLRNLSKKDKDRVKYLSFSRNFGKEAGLYAGLEHATGDYVAVMDVDLQDPPEMLGEMLRTIRTEEYDCVGTRRISRDGEPPIRSFFARTFYKLINRISETEIVDGARDYRLMTRQMVDAILTLKEYNRFSKGIFSWVGFDTKYLEYKNQERVAGETSWSFWSLFKYSLDGIVAFSEIPLAFASFIGFFSFVSAMIILLVIIVRTIIFQNPTSGWPSLVCFILALGGLQLFCLGIVGKYLGKTYLETKKRPIYIIKETQETTTK from the coding sequence ATGACTGAACAAACTATATCAATCGTTGTACCTTGTTACAATGAAGAAGAAACAATTCCTTTGTTTTATAAAGCTTTAGAAAAAGAACGAGTATTACTTGAAAATGCAGATATTGAGTATATTTTTGTTAATGATGGATCTAAGGACAAAACTTTGCAGGTCTTAAGAAATTTATCAAAAAAAGATAAAGATCGAGTTAAATACTTATCTTTTTCTAGAAATTTTGGGAAAGAAGCAGGGCTTTATGCAGGATTAGAGCACGCGACTGGGGATTATGTTGCAGTAATGGATGTAGATTTACAAGATCCTCCAGAAATGCTAGGTGAAATGTTGCGCACAATTAGGACTGAGGAATATGATTGCGTAGGAACTAGAAGGATAAGTCGTGATGGCGAACCGCCAATCCGCTCATTTTTTGCTCGAACTTTTTATAAATTGATTAATCGCATTTCTGAAACTGAAATTGTTGATGGTGCAAGAGACTATCGTTTAATGACGAGACAAATGGTTGATGCTATTTTAACATTGAAGGAGTACAATCGTTTTTCAAAAGGAATCTTTAGTTGGGTTGGGTTTGATACAAAGTATTTAGAATATAAAAATCAAGAACGTGTAGCTGGAGAAACATCATGGTCATTTTGGAGTCTTTTTAAATATTCATTAGATGGGATTGTAGCATTTTCTGAAATTCCTTTAGCATTTGCTTCATTTATAGGGTTCTTTTCTTTTGTAAGTGCAATGATTATTTTGTTAGTAATTATAGTTAGAACCATTATTTTTCAAAATCCAACTTCTGGTTGGCCATCTTTAGTGTGTTTCATTTTAGCTTTAGGAGGGCTACAATTATTTTGTTTAGGAATTGTTGGGAAATATCTCGGCAAAACGTATTTAGAGACAAAAAAACGACCAATTTACATTATCAAAGAGACACAAGAAACAACAACTAAATAA